Proteins from one Rosa chinensis cultivar Old Blush chromosome 7, RchiOBHm-V2, whole genome shotgun sequence genomic window:
- the LOC112179451 gene encoding probable calcium-binding protein CML29: protein MAQSSSLSAETESLSQVLGLIETFKAFDSDNDGKITAAELGGILGSLGYNPLEQDVRAMMEQGDTNKDGLLSIEEFLEMNTRNMEFGGLENVLKNAFEALDVDVDEAVTAEELYEVMGDGMGSELSLEDCQGIIASIDTDGDGAVSFEDFKLIVNSL, encoded by the coding sequence ATGGCTCAGTCGAGTTCTCTCTCTGCAGAAACCGAGTCATTAAGTCAGGTCTTGGGCCTTATCGAAACATTCAAAGCTTTCGATTCAGACAACGATGGGAAAATCACAGCAGCAGAGCTCGGTGGGATCCTAGGATCGCTTGGTTACAATCCGCTCGAGCAAGATGTGAGGGCAATGATGGAGCAAGGGGACACAAACAAAGATGGGTTGCTGAGCATAGAGGAGTTTCTGGAGATGAACACAAGGAACATGGAATTCGGGGGGCTCGAAAATGTGCTCAAGAATGCTTTTGAGGCCTTGGATGTTGATGTGGATGAGGCTGTGACTGCAGAGGAGTTGTATGAGGTTATGGGAGATGGGATGGGATCTGAGTTGAGCCTGGAGGATTGCCAGGGTATTATTGCTTCTATAGATACAGATGGGGATGGGGCGGTCAGTTTTGAGGACTTCAAACTTATAGTTAACTCCCTCTAA